A stretch of the Xiphias gladius isolate SHS-SW01 ecotype Sanya breed wild chromosome 19, ASM1685928v1, whole genome shotgun sequence genome encodes the following:
- the si:ch211-102c2.4 gene encoding uncharacterized protein si:ch211-102c2.4 has protein sequence MPFPLSILLLAVGVREAVNWQTLTCPYELKHESLRRIWCRQSSTECCTGLTFSQNARSVDGGKLKVTQGTNFFTVAVLEQSHGEGVYWCGVLSRNNTSSSWLRTTFTAPLKPLSGVPLAGFCYFCCPWWPYSPLFTAEQEDFLSKQKSHKMILLLTEL, from the exons aTGCCTTTTCCACTTTCGATATTGCTTTTGGCTGTAG GTGTCCGTGAGGCAGTGAATTGGCAGACGCTAACATGTCCATACGAACTAAAGCATGAGAGCCTGCGGAGGATTTGGTGCAGGCAGAGCTCCACTGAGTGCTGCACTGGCCTCACCTTCAGCCAGAATGCACGCTCAGTGGACGGAGGCAAACTGAAGGTTACTCAGGGCACCAACTTTTTCACTGTGGCAGTGCTGGAGCAAAGCCATGGAGAGGGAGTGTACTGGTGTGGTGTGCTGAGCAGAAACAACACATCATCAAGCTGGCTGAGGACTACTTTCACAGCT CCTTTGAAGCCTCTATCTGGAGTTCCACTCGCTGGTTTCTGCTACTTCTGCTGCCCGTGGTGGCCATATTCACCACTGTTTACTGCAGAA CAGGAGGATTTTTTAAG CAAGCAGAAGAGCCACAAAATGATACTGCTGTTAACAGAGCTCTGA
- the imp4 gene encoding U3 small nucleolar ribonucleoprotein protein IMP4 isoform X3 has protein sequence MLRREVRLRREYLYRKAQEDRLRTIEEKKQKLKGALDENCLLPTEVRKEALQLQKLLEYDDEGAEGISSHMDDEYKWAGVEDPKVMVTTSRDPSSRLKMFVKEVKLMFPGAQRMNRGNHEIAALVRACKANNVTDLVIVHETRGQPDGLVVCHLPFGPTAYFTLYNVVMRHDVPDIGTMSEAYPHLIFQNFTSQLGKRVSNILKYLFPVPKEDSRRVITFANQEDFISFRHHTYKKTDHKNIELTEVGPRFEMKLYMIKLGTLENESTADVEWRHHAYTHTAKKRRFLSVQ, from the exons ATG CTTCGTCGAGAGGTGAGACTGAGGAGGGAGTACCTGTACAGGAAGGCCCAAGAGGACAGGCTCCGAACaatagaggagaaaaaacagaagctgAAGGGAGCACTTGATG aGAATTGTCTTCTTCCAACTGAGGTACGCAAAGAAGCTCTGCAGCTACAGAAACTACTGGAGTATGACGACGAAGGGGCAGAAG GCATCAGCTCTCACATGGATGATGAGTATAAATGGGCTGGAGTGGAAGATCCTAAAGTCATGGTCACTACATCCAGAGACCCCAGCTCCAGactcaaaatgtttgtcaaG GAGGTAAAGCTGATGTTCCCTGGAGCCCAGCGCATGAACAGAGGAAACCATGAGATCGCTGCACTAGTGCGAGCCTGCAAAGCCAACAACGTTACAGACCTCGTCATCGTGCATGAAACAAGAGGACAGCCAG ATGGCCTGGTGGTGTGCCACTTGCCATTTGGACCCACAGCTTATTTCACACTTTACAATGTGGTAATGAGGCACGATGTTCCAGACATAGGCACCATGTCTGAGGCCTACCCCCACCTCATTTTTCAGAACTTCACCTCACAGCTTGGCAAGAGG GTATCGAATATCCTCAAGTATCTTTTCCCAGTGCCGAAGGAAGACAGTAGGCGTGTAATCACATTTGCCAACCAAGAGGACTTCATCTCCTTCAG ACATCACACCTACAAGAAAACAGACCACAAGAACATTGAGCTGACAGAAGTAGGACCCaggtttgaaatgaaat TGTACATGATCAAACTCGGCACATTGGAGAACGAGAGCACCGCAGATGTCGAGTGGCGTCACCatgcgtatacacacacagcaaagaaaagGAGGTTCCTCAGTGTGCAATAG
- the imp4 gene encoding U3 small nucleolar ribonucleoprotein protein IMP4 isoform X1, with translation MKYIVAKNGVSIAAGLTLLLRREVRLRREYLYRKAQEDRLRTIEEKKQKLKGALDENCLLPTEVRKEALQLQKLLEYDDEGAEGISSHMDDEYKWAGVEDPKVMVTTSRDPSSRLKMFVKEVKLMFPGAQRMNRGNHEIAALVRACKANNVTDLVIVHETRGQPDGLVVCHLPFGPTAYFTLYNVVMRHDVPDIGTMSEAYPHLIFQNFTSQLGKRVSNILKYLFPVPKEDSRRVITFANQEDFISFRHHTYKKTDHKNIELTEVGPRFEMKLYMIKLGTLENESTADVEWRHHAYTHTAKKRRFLSVQ, from the exons ATGAAATATATCGTGGCGAAAAACGGAGTTTCGATAGCAGCCGGACTAACGCTACTT CTTCGTCGAGAGGTGAGACTGAGGAGGGAGTACCTGTACAGGAAGGCCCAAGAGGACAGGCTCCGAACaatagaggagaaaaaacagaagctgAAGGGAGCACTTGATG aGAATTGTCTTCTTCCAACTGAGGTACGCAAAGAAGCTCTGCAGCTACAGAAACTACTGGAGTATGACGACGAAGGGGCAGAAG GCATCAGCTCTCACATGGATGATGAGTATAAATGGGCTGGAGTGGAAGATCCTAAAGTCATGGTCACTACATCCAGAGACCCCAGCTCCAGactcaaaatgtttgtcaaG GAGGTAAAGCTGATGTTCCCTGGAGCCCAGCGCATGAACAGAGGAAACCATGAGATCGCTGCACTAGTGCGAGCCTGCAAAGCCAACAACGTTACAGACCTCGTCATCGTGCATGAAACAAGAGGACAGCCAG ATGGCCTGGTGGTGTGCCACTTGCCATTTGGACCCACAGCTTATTTCACACTTTACAATGTGGTAATGAGGCACGATGTTCCAGACATAGGCACCATGTCTGAGGCCTACCCCCACCTCATTTTTCAGAACTTCACCTCACAGCTTGGCAAGAGG GTATCGAATATCCTCAAGTATCTTTTCCCAGTGCCGAAGGAAGACAGTAGGCGTGTAATCACATTTGCCAACCAAGAGGACTTCATCTCCTTCAG ACATCACACCTACAAGAAAACAGACCACAAGAACATTGAGCTGACAGAAGTAGGACCCaggtttgaaatgaaat TGTACATGATCAAACTCGGCACATTGGAGAACGAGAGCACCGCAGATGTCGAGTGGCGTCACCatgcgtatacacacacagcaaagaaaagGAGGTTCCTCAGTGTGCAATAG
- the imp4 gene encoding U3 small nucleolar ribonucleoprotein protein IMP4 isoform X2, with translation MILPDLLRREVRLRREYLYRKAQEDRLRTIEEKKQKLKGALDENCLLPTEVRKEALQLQKLLEYDDEGAEGISSHMDDEYKWAGVEDPKVMVTTSRDPSSRLKMFVKEVKLMFPGAQRMNRGNHEIAALVRACKANNVTDLVIVHETRGQPDGLVVCHLPFGPTAYFTLYNVVMRHDVPDIGTMSEAYPHLIFQNFTSQLGKRVSNILKYLFPVPKEDSRRVITFANQEDFISFRHHTYKKTDHKNIELTEVGPRFEMKLYMIKLGTLENESTADVEWRHHAYTHTAKKRRFLSVQ, from the exons ATGATCCTACCTGATCTG CTTCGTCGAGAGGTGAGACTGAGGAGGGAGTACCTGTACAGGAAGGCCCAAGAGGACAGGCTCCGAACaatagaggagaaaaaacagaagctgAAGGGAGCACTTGATG aGAATTGTCTTCTTCCAACTGAGGTACGCAAAGAAGCTCTGCAGCTACAGAAACTACTGGAGTATGACGACGAAGGGGCAGAAG GCATCAGCTCTCACATGGATGATGAGTATAAATGGGCTGGAGTGGAAGATCCTAAAGTCATGGTCACTACATCCAGAGACCCCAGCTCCAGactcaaaatgtttgtcaaG GAGGTAAAGCTGATGTTCCCTGGAGCCCAGCGCATGAACAGAGGAAACCATGAGATCGCTGCACTAGTGCGAGCCTGCAAAGCCAACAACGTTACAGACCTCGTCATCGTGCATGAAACAAGAGGACAGCCAG ATGGCCTGGTGGTGTGCCACTTGCCATTTGGACCCACAGCTTATTTCACACTTTACAATGTGGTAATGAGGCACGATGTTCCAGACATAGGCACCATGTCTGAGGCCTACCCCCACCTCATTTTTCAGAACTTCACCTCACAGCTTGGCAAGAGG GTATCGAATATCCTCAAGTATCTTTTCCCAGTGCCGAAGGAAGACAGTAGGCGTGTAATCACATTTGCCAACCAAGAGGACTTCATCTCCTTCAG ACATCACACCTACAAGAAAACAGACCACAAGAACATTGAGCTGACAGAAGTAGGACCCaggtttgaaatgaaat TGTACATGATCAAACTCGGCACATTGGAGAACGAGAGCACCGCAGATGTCGAGTGGCGTCACCatgcgtatacacacacagcaaagaaaagGAGGTTCCTCAGTGTGCAATAG
- the araf gene encoding serine/threonine-protein kinase A-Raf: protein MSSTSSSYSSSGETSPEDVPRGGGTIRVYLPNKQRTVVNVRQGQTVHESLDKALKVRGLSQDCCAVFRLLEGRKRLTDWDTDITPLVGEELLVEVLDDIPLTMHNFVRKTFFKLAYCDFCHKFLFNGFRCQTCGYKFHQHCSSKVPTVCVDMDTVSKRCDPNPCADEYPQIILPENSPSQSNLALTPEPAGMDLLSPTPAFRFPMPGGDCQSLQRHRSTSTPNVHMVSTVGPVGASIIEEVLKFNNTMGPEPSPKPSTSPPSSLGSPGRRPPKSPSEHKERKPSSSDDKKKVHRGGYRDSSYYWEVHSREVTIQKRIGAGSFGTVFKGKWHGDVAIKILKVTEPTPEQLQAFKNEMQVLRKTRHVNILLFMGYMTKPNFAIITQWCEGSSLYRHLHVTETKFDTMRRIDVARQTAQGMDYLHAKNIIHRDLKSNNIFLHEGWTVKIGDFGLATVKSRWSGSQQVEQPSGSILWMAPEVIRMQDSNPYTFQSDVYGYGVVLFELMSGTLPYSNINNRDQIIFMVGRGYLSPDLSKLYSTSPKSMKRLIIDCLKFKRDERPLFPQILVAIEQVQDLLPKIERSRSEPSLHRAVHAEDLNPLLFHTTRLMPL, encoded by the exons AtgtcctccacctcttcctcctaTTCCTCCTCGGGGGAAACTAGTCCGGAGGATGTACCCCGAGGTGGGGGCACCATCCGAGTCTACCTCCCCAACAAACAGAGGACAGTG GTGAATGTTCGCCAAGGACAGACTGTGCATGAGAGTCTAGACAAAGCGCTCAAAGTGAGAGGCCTAAGCCAAGACTGCTGTGCTGTATTCCGCCTTCTAGAAGG TCGTAAGAGACTGACAGACTGGGACACAGACATCACTCCTCTGGTTGGAGAAGAGCTTTTAGTCGAGGTCCTGGATGATATTCCCCTCACCATGCACAATTTT GTACGGAAAACCTTCTTCAAGCTAGCTTATTGTGATTTTTGCCACaagtttctttttaatggcTTCAGATGTCAGACATGTGGCTACAAATTTCACCAGCACTGTAGTAGCAAGGTccctactgtgtgtgtggatatggaTACTGTGAGCAAACG GTGTGATCCTAATCCTTGCGCAGATGAGTACCCACAGATAATATTGCCAGAAAATTCCCCATCACAGAGCAACCTAGCCTTAACCCCAGAGCCTGCTGG GATGGACCTCTTGTCCCCAACCCCAGCCTTTCGCTTCCCCATGCCTGGTGGAGATTGCCAGTCTCTACAGAGGCATCGCTCCACCTCCACTCCCAATGTTCATATGGTCAGCACAGTGGGCCCTGTTGGTGCCAGCATCATAGAG gAAGTGCTAAAATTCAACAACACAATGG GTCCTGAGCCCTCACCGAAGCCCTCCACCAGCCCACCCTCTTCTCTCGGCTCTCCAGGTCGGAGACCACCAAAGTCCCCTTCAGAGCACAAGGAGCGCAAGCCCTCCTCATCTGATGACAAAAAGAAAGTG CACCGAGGGGGCTACAGAGACTCAAGTTACTACTGGGAGGTCCACTCTCGAGAAGTCACCATTCAGAAGAGAATAGGTGCTGGCTCCTTTGGAACGGTCTTTAAGGGGAAGTGGCACGGAGACGTGGCAATCAAGATCCTTAAAGTCACCGAGCCAACACCTGAGCAGTTACAGGccttcaaaaatgaaatgcaggtCTTACG GAAGACCCGACACGTCAACATCCTGCTGTTCATGGGCTACATGACTAAGCCCAACTTTGCCATCATCACACAGTGGTGTGAAGGAAGCAGCCTGTATCGCCATCTGCATGTCACAGAAACCAAGTTTGACACTATGCGGCGCATTGATGTGGCTAGACAGACCGCACAGGGCATGGA TTATCTTCATGCGAAGAACATAATTCATCGAGACCTGAAATCAAACA ATATTTTTCTCCATGAGGGCTGGACTGTTAAGATTGGTGACTTTGGCTTGGCCACAGTGAAGTCTCGGTGGAGCGGCTCTCAACAGGTGGAACAGCCTAGTGGATCCATTCTCTGGATG GCTCCTGAGGTAATCCGAATGCAGGACAGCAACCCATATACGTTCCAGTCTGATGTATACGGCTACGGAGTAGTGCTGTTCGAGCTGATGTCAGGGACCTTGCCTTACTCCAATATCAACAACAGAGACCAG atAATCTTTATGGTTGGACGTGGTTACTTGTCTCCGGACCTCAGTAAGCTGTATAGTACCTCACCTAAGTCAATGAAAAGGCTTATCATTGACTGCCTGAAGTTCAAACGTGACGAGAGGCCCCTGTTTCCACAG ATTCTGGTGGCCATTGAGCAGGTGCAAGACCTGCTGCCAAAAATCGAGCGGAGTCGTTCAGAGCCATCCCTCCATCGGGCCGTCCACGCTGAGGACCTGAATCCCCTCCTGTTCCACACCACCAGGCTGATGCCCCTCTAA